The proteins below are encoded in one region of Williamsoniiplasma luminosum:
- the mnmA gene encoding tRNA 2-thiouridine(34) synthase MnmA encodes MQVKKKDKRMKKEKIIIGLSGGVDSSVAALLLQEQGYEVEALFMRNWDSMANNDVLGNDKETGEVCTQELDYNDAKQVADKLGIKLHRVDFIKEYWEYVFQYFIDEYQKGRTPNPDILCNKYIKFDKFLNYALTNLGADKIAMGHYAGVRYNEQTQQFEMIRAVDQNKDQTYFLSQLNQFQLSKTLFPLQNLTKPEIRKLAKTHGLITANKKDSTGICFIGEREFTKFLQNYIPNQPGDIVDIHTQKVVGKHIGVMYYTIGQRKGLNLGGMAEPYYVAKKDIEEKILYVASATDESLLFAKKLIVNEINWILDLAKYVDDPNNFACTAKFRYRQTDTKVRLVKISDNCYEVSCDQPVKAITEGQQAVFYLEDLCLGGGIIDKVFQ; translated from the coding sequence TTACAAGTTAAAAAGAAAGATAAGAGAATGAAAAAAGAAAAAATAATCATTGGTTTAAGCGGTGGGGTGGATTCATCTGTGGCTGCGTTATTATTACAAGAACAAGGCTATGAAGTTGAAGCTTTATTTATGCGCAATTGAGATTCAATGGCCAACAATGATGTGCTTGGTAACGACAAAGAAACTGGAGAAGTTTGTACTCAAGAATTGGATTACAACGACGCTAAACAAGTTGCTGATAAACTGGGAATTAAATTACACCGAGTTGATTTCATCAAAGAATATTGAGAATATGTTTTTCAATATTTTATTGATGAATATCAAAAAGGCAGAACTCCCAATCCAGATATTCTATGCAATAAATATATTAAATTTGATAAATTTTTAAATTACGCTTTAACTAATTTAGGAGCTGACAAAATTGCGATGGGACATTATGCTGGAGTCAGATATAATGAACAAACTCAACAATTTGAAATGATTCGAGCTGTCGATCAAAACAAAGATCAAACATATTTTTTATCGCAATTGAATCAATTTCAATTAAGTAAAACATTATTTCCATTGCAAAATTTAACCAAACCAGAAATTAGAAAATTGGCCAAAACCCATGGTTTAATTACTGCTAATAAAAAAGATTCAACAGGAATTTGTTTTATTGGTGAACGTGAATTTACCAAATTTTTACAAAATTATATTCCCAATCAACCAGGTGATATTGTTGATATTCATACTCAAAAAGTTGTTGGAAAACACATTGGTGTGATGTATTACACCATTGGTCAACGCAAAGGTTTAAATCTTGGTGGAATGGCAGAACCATATTATGTGGCTAAAAAAGATATTGAGGAAAAAATCTTATATGTTGCTTCAGCAACTGATGAAAGTTTATTATTTGCCAAAAAATTAATTGTGAATGAAATTAATTGGATTTTAGATTTAGCAAAATATGTTGATGATCCAAACAATTTTGCATGTACTGCAAAATTTAGGTATCGCCAAACAGATACAAAAGTGAGATTAGTTAAAATTTCAGATAATTGTTATGAAGTTAGCTGCGATCAACCAGTTAAAGCAATAACCGAAGGCCAACAAGCAGTCTTTTACTTAGAAGATTTATGTTTGGGTGGCGGAATTATTGACAAAGTCTTTCAATAA
- a CDS encoding nucleotide exchange factor GrpE, with product MSKDKHDKKESKSEKDEFQITLDFLGTQDPEIHINYKKIVEDKVQILEAEIEALKIQLTTQKQEAEEENLKNIAKIQTMARRHSEEISSMRKYGGTKLAEDILRPIDLFKKVLNSPVSSDEIKNYFIGFEMVIKQMEHALEENGIQQIQVNIGDQFDPLIHNGNETVESEEFKTGQIVAVISNGYKLYERVIMHALVKVAK from the coding sequence ATGAGTAAAGACAAACACGACAAAAAAGAATCAAAATCTGAAAAAGATGAATTTCAAATCACATTAGATTTTTTAGGAACCCAAGATCCTGAAATTCATATTAATTATAAAAAAATTGTTGAAGATAAAGTTCAAATTTTAGAAGCTGAAATCGAAGCGTTAAAAATACAACTAACAACTCAAAAACAAGAAGCAGAAGAAGAAAATTTGAAGAACATTGCTAAAATCCAAACGATGGCCAGACGCCATTCTGAAGAAATTTCATCAATGCGCAAATATGGTGGAACCAAACTGGCAGAAGACATTTTAAGACCAATTGATTTATTTAAAAAAGTTTTAAATTCGCCAGTGTCAAGTGATGAAATTAAAAATTATTTCATTGGTTTTGAAATGGTGATTAAACAAATGGAACATGCTTTAGAAGAAAACGGCATCCAACAAATTCAAGTGAATATTGGTGACCAATTTGATCCATTGATTCACAATGGTAACGAAACAGTTGAATCTGAAGAATTTAAAACAGGGCAAATTGTTGCGGTAATATCAAATGGTTATAAATTATATGAACGCGTGATTATGCACGCATTAGTCAAAGTGGCAAAATAA
- the dnaK gene encoding molecular chaperone DnaK encodes MAKERIIGIDLGTTNSVVSVMEGGQPIVLENPEGQRTTPSVVAFKNSDIIVGGAAKRQAVTNPNVVSSVKRKIGTTEKLHVNNKDYTPEQISAEILRYMKKYAEDKLGETITKAVITVPAYFNDAQRKATKDAGIIAGLNVERIINEPTAAALAYGLDKQDKEHKVLVYDLGGGTFDVSILELADGTFEVLSTSGDNHLGGDDFDHVVTDWLIEQLKKEQGVDLSKDKMALQRLKEESEKIKINLSSQLETEVNLPFIAMNENGPVSYSTTLTRSAFEKMTSGLVERTRKPVEDALKAAKLAPSDIEEILLVGGSTRIPAIQALVKSLLKKEPNRSINPDEVVAMGAAIQAGVLAGDVTDVLLLDVTPLSLGIETMGGVFTKLIERNTTIPTEKSQIFSTAADNQPAVDINILQGERPMAGDNKSLGQFQLTGIKPAPKGQPQIEVTFKIDVNGIVSVTAKDKDTNETKSITISNSGSLTDDEIERMVQEAKDNAQADDVKRKNIELKNKAESYINVLETSLKDAGDKISPEQKTQSETMINEIRELLAKEDWATLETKMQELEQAMAMAAEMAQQQSEAKPAEEPKNESNDSNDSKDDKK; translated from the coding sequence ATGGCAAAAGAAAGAATAATAGGAATCGATTTAGGAACAACAAATTCAGTTGTTTCTGTTATGGAAGGTGGACAACCAATCGTGTTGGAAAACCCAGAAGGACAACGCACAACTCCATCAGTTGTTGCTTTCAAAAACAGCGACATCATTGTTGGGGGAGCTGCCAAACGTCAAGCAGTTACTAACCCAAATGTGGTAAGTTCTGTGAAACGTAAAATTGGAACAACTGAAAAATTACACGTGAATAACAAAGATTACACACCAGAACAAATTTCTGCAGAAATTTTAAGATATATGAAAAAATATGCAGAAGATAAATTAGGAGAAACAATTACTAAAGCAGTTATTACTGTTCCGGCATATTTCAATGATGCACAACGTAAAGCAACAAAAGATGCTGGAATTATTGCTGGTTTAAATGTTGAACGTATTATCAATGAACCAACAGCTGCGGCTTTAGCATATGGTTTAGACAAACAAGACAAAGAACATAAAGTTTTAGTTTATGACCTTGGAGGGGGAACATTTGACGTCTCAATTCTAGAATTAGCGGATGGAACTTTTGAAGTACTTTCAACAAGTGGAGATAACCACCTTGGTGGAGACGATTTCGACCATGTGGTAACTGACTGATTAATTGAACAATTGAAAAAAGAGCAAGGTGTTGATTTATCAAAAGATAAAATGGCTTTACAAAGATTAAAAGAAGAATCAGAAAAAATTAAAATTAATTTATCTTCACAATTAGAAACAGAAGTGAATTTACCATTTATTGCAATGAATGAAAATGGACCAGTTTCTTATTCAACAACCCTAACAAGATCAGCTTTTGAAAAAATGACAAGTGGTCTTGTTGAAAGAACTCGCAAACCTGTTGAAGATGCTTTAAAAGCAGCAAAACTTGCCCCAAGTGATATTGAAGAAATTTTACTGGTTGGGGGATCAACACGTATCCCAGCGATCCAAGCCTTAGTTAAAAGCTTATTGAAAAAAGAACCAAACCGTTCAATCAATCCTGATGAAGTAGTAGCCATGGGAGCGGCGATCCAAGCTGGAGTATTAGCTGGAGATGTGACTGATGTTTTATTATTAGATGTGACTCCATTATCACTTGGAATCGAAACAATGGGTGGAGTATTTACCAAATTAATCGAAAGAAATACAACTATCCCAACTGAAAAATCACAAATTTTTTCCACAGCTGCTGATAATCAACCAGCTGTTGATATCAACATCTTACAAGGTGAAAGACCAATGGCTGGTGATAACAAATCATTGGGTCAATTCCAATTAACAGGAATTAAACCAGCCCCAAAAGGACAACCACAAATCGAAGTTACTTTCAAAATTGATGTCAACGGAATTGTGAGTGTCACTGCCAAAGATAAAGACACAAATGAGACTAAATCAATTACAATTTCAAATTCAGGATCATTAACAGATGATGAAATTGAAAGAATGGTGCAAGAAGCAAAAGACAATGCTCAAGCAGATGACGTAAAACGCAAAAATATCGAACTAAAAAATAAAGCTGAAAGTTATATCAATGTTTTAGAAACTAGTTTAAAAGATGCTGGAGATAAAATTAGTCCAGAACAAAAAACTCAATCTGAAACAATGATTAATGAAATTCGTGAATTATTAGCAAAAGAGGATTGAGCAACTCTGGAAACTAAAATGCAAGAATTAGAACAAGCAATGGCAATGGCAGCTGAAATGGCGCAACAACAAAGTGAAGCTAAACCAGCAGAAGAACCAAAAAATGAATCAAATGATTCAAATGATTCAAAAGACGATAAAAAATAA
- the hrcA gene encoding heat-inducible transcriptional repressor HrcA, whose translation MLTDRQELILKVIVQEFIKTVQPVGSKTILDLLHIKISSATIRNESAFLEEKGYLEKQHTSSGRVPSTQGYRYYVDFLMNKTSNEELKHQLEKLINLRNNNIEDVLDQATNIISEMTKLTAIISTKETKNDVLLKKIDLIPLSDENASVIFVLSNGMVQKKVFNLRNISLSDLSISIELFSDNLVNEKISDIDKITQKLKSELKISVQNYEFIFQSFLGAILQGGQETKEMHGLKYMLENPEFNNTEKLKSVIQIMEKMSPFDWYNVHYGSNQSIHKIVTSIGEDGDNNLDDIAMLGAEFEMNGKSTAITLVGPKRMNYDQAMQLVEWLIQLVDKKQKEKYE comes from the coding sequence ATGTTAACAGATAGACAAGAATTGATTTTAAAAGTGATTGTTCAAGAATTTATTAAGACTGTTCAACCAGTTGGTTCGAAAACCATTTTAGATCTTTTACACATTAAAATTTCTAGTGCAACAATCAGAAACGAATCAGCATTTTTAGAAGAAAAAGGTTACTTAGAAAAACAACACACATCTTCTGGACGTGTGCCATCAACTCAAGGTTATCGCTATTATGTTGATTTCTTGATGAATAAAACAAGCAACGAAGAACTCAAACACCAATTAGAAAAATTAATTAATTTACGAAACAATAATATCGAAGATGTGCTTGATCAAGCCACAAATATTATTAGTGAAATGACCAAATTAACAGCCATCATTTCAACCAAAGAAACTAAAAATGATGTGTTATTAAAAAAGATTGATTTAATTCCATTATCCGATGAAAATGCTTCAGTGATTTTCGTTTTATCAAATGGAATGGTTCAAAAAAAAGTTTTTAATTTAAGAAATATTTCTTTGTCTGACTTGTCAATTTCCATCGAACTTTTTTCAGATAACTTAGTTAATGAAAAAATTTCTGACATTGATAAAATCACACAAAAATTAAAAAGTGAATTAAAAATTAGCGTTCAAAATTATGAGTTTATTTTTCAATCATTTTTAGGTGCAATTTTACAAGGTGGTCAAGAAACCAAAGAAATGCATGGATTGAAATATATGCTTGAAAATCCAGAATTTAATAATACTGAAAAATTAAAATCTGTGATTCAAATTATGGAAAAAATGTCCCCTTTTGATTGATATAATGTCCATTATGGTTCGAATCAATCAATCCATAAAATTGTGACAAGCATCGGAGAAGATGGTGACAACAATCTTGATGATATAGCGATGCTGGGAGCAGAATTTGAAATGAATGGGAAATCAACAGCCATTACATTAGTTGGTCCTAAACGTATGAATTATGATCAAGCAATGCAATTAGTGGAATGACTAATTCAACTCGTTGATAAAAAACAAAAGGAGAAGTATGAGTAA
- the dnaJ gene encoding molecular chaperone DnaJ — translation MAKRDYYEVLGVSKTATDQEIKKAYRTLAKKYHPDMNKQANAEDKFKEVNEAAEILLDKEKRQRYDQFGHAGVEGQTGGFGGFGNFDDFFSNMFGGGQSFSGFSSFFGQDQHQSNQRQRPRRGEDVVIDVGLNYKELIFGVDKIVSLNLLTQCQKCHGHGSENPKDVHTCKRCKGQGTVVTLQHMGPLSFQSQQVCPDCHGAGKIITNKCKECRGGGYYHAKTEVHLPIPKGLRPGQQLKLEGEGHWSSNQGPRGNIYVNVKLKESHQFKISGASDLIMEYNLSYLDAILGNEIIVKTYDGELKIKVPKGISTDEYITIKDKGLFKDPYSHKRGDLKLWIKIAVPTSVDKFTKQKLEEIEKDSHFTVKNILD, via the coding sequence ATGGCTAAAAGAGATTATTATGAAGTTTTAGGTGTTTCAAAAACTGCAACTGATCAAGAAATCAAAAAAGCATATCGGACATTGGCAAAAAAATATCACCCAGATATGAATAAACAAGCCAATGCTGAAGATAAATTTAAAGAAGTCAATGAAGCTGCTGAAATCCTTTTAGATAAGGAAAAACGTCAACGTTATGATCAATTTGGTCATGCCGGAGTTGAAGGTCAAACTGGTGGTTTTGGTGGCTTTGGCAATTTTGATGATTTCTTCTCAAACATGTTTGGTGGGGGTCAAAGTTTTTCTGGATTCAGTTCATTTTTTGGTCAAGATCAACATCAATCAAATCAAAGACAACGTCCAAGACGTGGTGAAGATGTCGTAATTGATGTTGGTTTAAATTACAAAGAATTAATTTTTGGAGTTGATAAAATTGTTAGTTTAAATTTATTAACTCAATGTCAAAAATGTCATGGACATGGAAGTGAAAACCCCAAAGATGTGCACACATGCAAGCGTTGTAAAGGGCAAGGAACTGTTGTGACTTTACAACATATGGGACCTTTATCTTTCCAATCACAACAAGTTTGTCCAGATTGTCATGGAGCTGGGAAAATTATTACTAATAAATGTAAAGAATGTCGTGGGGGTGGTTATTATCACGCCAAAACTGAAGTGCATTTACCAATTCCTAAAGGTTTAAGACCAGGTCAACAATTAAAACTTGAAGGCGAAGGTCATTGATCATCAAATCAAGGACCGCGTGGAAATATTTATGTCAACGTTAAATTAAAAGAATCGCATCAATTCAAAATTTCTGGTGCATCAGATTTAATCATGGAATACAACTTAAGTTATTTAGATGCGATTTTAGGAAATGAAATCATTGTCAAAACCTATGATGGTGAACTTAAAATTAAAGTGCCGAAAGGAATTTCAACTGATGAATATATCACCATTAAAGACAAAGGATTATTTAAAGATCCTTATTCACACAAACGTGGGGATTTAAAATTATGAATCAAAATTGCAGTCCCAACAAGTGTTGATAAATTCACCAAACAAAAGCTTGAAGAGATTGAAAAAGACTCGCACTTCACAGTTAAAAATATTTTAGATTAA
- a CDS encoding MFS transporter codes for METKEKKKKSFGLFNFLNVKQDREEITKDNLYDFILKKEYNKNQNIVFWSTFVGYLVFYFTRKQWTMVGTELINNGILDNNYYATIGLVFSISYGIAKFISSPLSDTKSNKWLLSLGLIGAGVLNIAFGFSWTGATATNIITAVVMSCLIQVVIGFVHSLGATPSIRFFYNWFNNKQRRNRIITWNVAHNIGSALSTFVILGSNVLFSELLPAELKYLSFFLLPSIISIVIGIFLLFLLKDTPESVGLPPVKTYYNMELIGVKDQSKTQMDEEKGKPWRYFFVKYVLLNKYVWLLFFVNLFVYTLRMGLSDWSLLYFKQEYNFDVKAQGKWIYSMFDWGGLILTLIVGLLANKHLKRFAPITSATIGISTFALIGIWTLSDGQSGILSIFMFLAGFIYIPQCFLPIMVSEFSHYRVVSTASGLFGMAGYIGDAIMSKVIIGMGLYNAQARWDAIFIFLIVCGSLAVLLLIPMFNKRHTQ; via the coding sequence ATGGAAACTAAAGAAAAAAAGAAAAAATCCTTTGGCTTGTTTAACTTTTTAAATGTTAAACAAGACAGAGAAGAAATTACCAAAGATAATCTTTACGATTTTATTTTAAAAAAAGAATATAACAAAAACCAAAATATTGTTTTTTGATCTACATTTGTTGGTTATTTAGTTTTCTACTTTACAAGAAAACAATGAACAATGGTGGGAACTGAATTAATAAATAACGGAATTTTAGACAATAATTATTACGCAACAATCGGATTGGTGTTTTCAATATCATATGGGATTGCAAAATTCATATCATCACCATTATCTGATACAAAATCAAATAAATGACTGTTGTCATTAGGATTAATTGGGGCTGGTGTCTTAAACATTGCCTTTGGTTTCTCTTGAACTGGGGCCACAGCCACAAACATTATCACCGCTGTTGTGATGAGTTGTTTAATTCAAGTTGTGATTGGTTTTGTACATAGTTTAGGAGCAACACCTTCAATTCGTTTCTTTTACAATTGATTCAACAACAAACAAAGAAGAAATCGAATTATAACTTGAAATGTTGCGCATAACATTGGGAGTGCGCTATCAACATTTGTGATTTTAGGATCAAATGTCCTATTTTCAGAACTGCTACCTGCAGAACTTAAATATTTATCATTCTTTTTATTACCAAGTATTATTTCAATTGTGATCGGTATTTTCTTGTTATTTTTATTAAAAGATACACCAGAATCTGTGGGATTACCGCCAGTTAAAACTTATTACAATATGGAATTGATTGGAGTCAAAGACCAATCAAAAACCCAAATGGACGAAGAAAAAGGGAAACCATGAAGATACTTTTTTGTCAAATATGTGCTCTTAAATAAATATGTTTGACTGTTATTCTTTGTGAATTTATTTGTTTATACATTAAGAATGGGGCTAAGTGATTGAAGTTTACTTTACTTTAAACAAGAGTATAATTTCGATGTTAAAGCTCAAGGTAAATGAATTTACTCAATGTTCGACTGAGGAGGGTTAATTTTAACTTTAATTGTTGGATTATTAGCAAATAAACATTTAAAACGCTTTGCCCCAATCACCTCGGCAACAATTGGAATTTCAACATTTGCTTTAATTGGAATTTGAACTTTATCAGATGGTCAATCAGGCATATTATCTATTTTTATGTTCTTGGCTGGATTTATTTATATTCCGCAATGTTTCTTACCAATTATGGTTAGTGAATTTTCACATTATCGCGTTGTTTCAACGGCAAGTGGATTATTCGGAATGGCTGGATATATTGGTGATGCAATTATGTCCAAAGTGATCATTGGAATGGGATTGTATAATGCCCAAGCACGTTGAGATGCAATTTTCATCTTCTTAATTGTTTGTGGAAGTTTAGCTGTCTTATTACTGATTCCGATGTTTAACAAACGTCATACTCAATAA
- a CDS encoding NCS2 family permease yields MQKNNVLNDKDQFQWSQNKTVYRIQKYFQFDKFNTTLKKELLGGLTTFLALVYILSVNKGILELSPSINDSEQHMNGFGIFFATAITSIVATLLMGLWANVPIVMSPGMGMNTLFTYTLAQQAKLGFEGAMIAVLLASIFFFLVTVTPMRQMILQGIPKSLSVIFAVAIAFFIAYVGLEQMGWFAIEKTSGLPVASLSTLKENYLFIILGMITLCLMLFFHYKKINGGVALSILIGFVLAIILANTLPSEQITKISSANFRNGFDFTYDFDGFIWNIESGMKAFANPKIWSNPGLYVCVLVVMLMSFFDDSAALSALYMQRNQHIKTPMEVSRPTMLIDAGSGILNGLVGVSSMSIMVESSAGISQGAKTGVVALVNVALFGVAIALFPIFATIPTVVTGAACVFIGILMVLHISEIEWDKPEFAVPAFLGILFAITTFTIVNGVAVTILAYAFVMIITNKAKKVHILIWPLCLCLIAYFVAFAFIQ; encoded by the coding sequence ATGCAAAAAAATAACGTTTTAAACGATAAAGATCAATTTCAATGATCACAAAACAAAACAGTTTATCGAATTCAAAAATATTTTCAATTCGATAAATTTAACACAACTTTAAAAAAGGAACTGCTTGGTGGTTTAACAACCTTTTTAGCCCTTGTTTACATCTTGAGTGTGAATAAAGGAATTTTAGAACTTTCCCCATCAATCAATGATTCAGAACAACACATGAATGGTTTTGGTATCTTTTTTGCCACAGCCATTACTTCGATTGTGGCCACCTTATTAATGGGATTATGAGCCAATGTCCCAATTGTCATGTCTCCGGGAATGGGGATGAACACTTTGTTTACATACACTTTGGCCCAACAAGCCAAATTAGGTTTTGAAGGAGCGATGATTGCTGTTTTATTAGCATCAATTTTCTTCTTTTTAGTGACAGTCACTCCGATGCGACAAATGATTTTACAAGGAATTCCTAAATCCCTATCAGTGATTTTTGCTGTGGCGATTGCCTTTTTCATTGCTTACGTTGGACTTGAACAAATGGGTTGATTTGCAATTGAAAAAACTTCTGGTTTACCCGTCGCTTCCCTTTCAACTTTAAAAGAAAATTATTTATTTATTATTTTGGGAATGATAACCTTATGTTTAATGCTGTTCTTTCACTATAAAAAAATTAATGGGGGTGTTGCTTTATCAATTTTAATCGGATTTGTTCTTGCAATCATTTTAGCCAACACCCTTCCAAGTGAACAAATCACTAAAATTAGCTCAGCTAATTTTAGAAATGGTTTTGATTTTACTTATGATTTTGATGGATTTATTTGAAACATCGAATCTGGAATGAAGGCTTTTGCAAATCCCAAAATTTGATCAAATCCCGGATTATATGTTTGTGTTTTAGTTGTCATGCTGATGTCATTTTTTGATGATAGTGCTGCCCTATCAGCTTTATACATGCAACGTAACCAACATATCAAAACCCCAATGGAAGTGAGTCGACCAACAATGTTAATTGATGCTGGTTCTGGAATTTTAAATGGACTTGTCGGAGTTAGTTCGATGTCAATTATGGTTGAATCAAGTGCTGGAATTAGCCAAGGTGCTAAAACTGGAGTTGTTGCTTTAGTCAATGTTGCTTTATTTGGTGTAGCGATTGCGCTCTTCCCAATTTTTGCAACAATTCCAACAGTTGTGACTGGGGCTGCTTGTGTCTTTATTGGAATTTTAATGGTTTTACATATTTCAGAAATCGAATGAGATAAACCAGAATTTGCAGTCCCGGCCTTTCTTGGAATTTTATTTGCCATCACAACATTTACTATTGTAAATGGAGTAGCAGTAACCATTTTAGCTTATGCATTTGTGATGATCATCACAAATAAAGCTAAAAAAGTGCATATTTTAATTTGACCACTATGTTTATGCTTGATTGCTTACTTTGTTGCCTTTGCTTTCATTCAATAA
- a CDS encoding DHH family phosphoesterase, which yields MELIKEIFNEIKKHEKIIILRHKLPDGDAYGFQFGLKRIINLNWPDKIVKISGLPNPRLDYVGTEFDEIKDSEFAESLVIVGDTANTARIDDERWSLGKKVIKIDHHPNREPFGDLIYVRDDFCAASEILADMIRSENLKIDAEAAKIIFHGIVTDSGRFLVRFPKPRTFELAGWLLQQGFNLEALYHDLYERPIEEVRFTSYVYDNFKTSPNGVAHIYLPKEKLKEFNLSAFRAAYDYSTLLADIQNVPVWVIFAQLEDGTIRAELRSSGVTINHVAEQNGGGGHKTSCGIQFKDLTMMDVVIDQLDQTLAKEKNGN from the coding sequence ATGGAATTAATCAAAGAGATTTTTAATGAAATTAAAAAACATGAAAAAATAATCATTTTAAGACACAAACTACCAGATGGTGATGCATATGGTTTTCAATTTGGCTTAAAAAGAATTATTAATTTAAATTGACCAGATAAAATTGTTAAAATATCTGGTTTACCAAATCCAAGACTTGATTATGTTGGCACTGAATTTGATGAAATCAAGGATTCAGAATTTGCAGAAAGTTTAGTGATTGTTGGTGATACTGCCAATACAGCTAGAATTGATGACGAGCGATGAAGTCTTGGTAAAAAAGTGATCAAAATTGATCATCATCCAAACCGAGAACCGTTTGGGGATTTGATTTATGTGCGAGATGATTTTTGTGCAGCAAGCGAAATTTTAGCAGATATGATTAGAAGTGAAAATCTAAAAATTGATGCGGAAGCTGCTAAAATTATCTTCCATGGAATTGTGACTGATTCAGGAAGATTTTTAGTCCGTTTTCCCAAACCAAGAACCTTTGAATTAGCTGGATGATTATTACAACAAGGCTTTAATTTAGAAGCTCTTTATCATGATTTATATGAACGACCAATTGAAGAAGTAAGATTCACATCTTATGTTTATGACAATTTTAAAACTAGCCCAAATGGTGTTGCTCATATTTACTTGCCTAAAGAAAAATTAAAGGAATTTAACCTTTCAGCATTCAGAGCGGCTTATGATTATTCAACATTATTAGCAGATATTCAAAATGTACCAGTGTGAGTAATTTTTGCCCAACTTGAAGATGGCACTATTCGTGCTGAATTAAGATCATCTGGGGTGACTATTAATCATGTCGCTGAACAAAACGGTGGGGGTGGTCACAAAACATCTTGTGGCATTCAATTTAAAGATTTAACCATGATGGATGTGGTTATCGATCAATTAGATCAAACTTTAGCAAAGGAGAAAAATGGAAACTAA